A single window of Phaenicophaeus curvirostris isolate KB17595 chromosome 7, BPBGC_Pcur_1.0, whole genome shotgun sequence DNA harbors:
- the ACVR1C gene encoding activin receptor type-1C, translating into MGLALAALPLLGAAVSLCAGLQCVCQLCEHTNFTCQTEGACWASVMLTNGREEVIKSCVSLPELNAQVFCHSSKNITKTECCYTDFCNNITLRLPVASESPGRAGTGPVALAVTVAVPVCVLSLVAVLAACTCQGRRCARGRMKQPNVEEPLSECNLVNSGKTLKDLIYDMTTSGSGSGLPLLVQRTIARTIVLQEIVGKGRFGEVWRGKWCGEDVAVKIFSSRDERSWFREAEIYQTVMLRHENILGFIAADNKDNGTWTQLWLVSEYHEQGSLFDYLNRGTVTVEGMVRLALSVASGLAHLHMEIVGTQGKPAIAHRDLKSKNILVKRNESCAIADLGLAVKHDSVLNTIDIPQNPRVGTRRYMAPEILDDVMNTNIFESFKRADIYSLGLVYWEIARRCSVGGVMEEYQLPYYDVVPSDPSIEDMRKVVCEQKLRPNIPNQWQSCEALRVMGRIMRECWYANSAARLTALRIKKTISQLGVQEDSKA; encoded by the exons ATGGGGCTGGCGCTGGCGGCGCTGCCGCTGCTGGGCGCCGCCGTGTCGCTGTGCGCAG GTCTGCAGTGCGTGTGCCAGCTGTGCGAGCACACCAACTTCACCTGCCAGACGGAAGGTGCCTGCTGGGCCTCGGTCATGCTGACCAACGGGCGCGAGGAGGTCATCAAGTCCTGCGTCTCCCTCCCGGAGCTGAACGCCCAGGTCTTCTGCCACAGTTCCAAGAATATCACAAAGACCGAGTGCTGCTACACTGACTTCTGCAACAACATCACTCTCCGCCTGCCTGTCG CATCGGAGTCACCAGGCAGGGCCGGCACGGGACCGGTGGCGCTGGCGGTGACGGTGGCGGTGCCAGTCTGCGTCCTGTCCCTCGTGGCGGTGCTGGCGGCGTGCACGTGCCAGGGCCGGCGCTGCGCCCGCGGCAGGATGAAGCAGCCCAACGTGGAGGAGCCCCTCTCCGAGTGCAACCTGGTGAACTCTGGGAAGACGCTGAAGGATCTCATCTATGACATGACGACCTCCGGCTCCGGCTCTG GTTTGCCTCTGCTGGTACAAAGAACAATTGCCAGGACGATTGTCCTGCAGGAAATCGTAGGAAAAGGCCGATTTGGTGAAGTCTGGCGTGGAAAATGGTGTGGAGAAGACGTAGCTGTGAAAATCTTCTCCTCCAGAGATGAACGGTCCTGGTTTCGGGAGGCAGAAATTTATCAGACGGTGATGTTGAGGCACGAAAACATCCTGGGCTTTATTGCTGCCGATAACAAGG ATAACGGGACGTGGACACAACTCTGGCTTGTCTCTGAGTACCACGAGCAAGGGTCACTGTTCGACTACCTGAACAGAGGCACAGTGACAGTGGAGGGCATGGTCAGGCTGGCGCTGTCGGTGGCCAGTGGGCTGGCGCATCTTCACATGGAGATTGTTGGCACGCAAG GGAAGCCAGCGATCGCACACCGAGATCTGAAATCTAAGAACATCTTGGTGAAGAGGAATGAAAGCTGTGCCATCGCAGACCTGGGGCTGGCGGTGAAGCACGACTCAGTGCTGAACACCATTGACATTCCCCAGAACCCCAGGGTGGGGACCAGGAG GTACATGGCTCCCGAGATACTTGATGATGTGATGAACACGAACATCTTTGAGTCCTTCAAGCGCGCAGACATATACTCTCTTGGGCTGGTGTACTGGGAGATAGCCCGAAGGTGCTCTGTTGGAG GGGTCATGGAGGAATACCAGTTGCCTTACTATGATGTTGTGCCTTCTGATCCTTCGATAGAAGATATGAGAAAAGTGGTTTGTGAGCAGAAGCTCAGACCAAATATTCCCAAccagtggcagagctgtgag GCGCTGCGCGTGATGGGCCGGATAATGCGGGAGTGCTGGTACGCCAACAGCGCCGCCCGCCTCACCGCCCTGCGCATTAAGAAGACAATTTCACAGCTCGGCGTGCAGGAGGACTCCAAAGCCTGA